In Sporosarcina sp. PTS2304, a genomic segment contains:
- a CDS encoding IS256 family transposase, protein MNQFTTEIIDALVKKQDITEVFRSHLEMAINSLLVTELTEFLDYEKYDRMGFNSGNSRNGSYSRTLHKEYGDLAIQIPRDRNGEFKQQTVAPYKRSNDTLEDTVIHLFKKGITMAEIAQLIEKMYGHHYTPQTISNMTKAVSETVDAFNNRSLHNRYVCVYLDATYIAMRRDTVSKEAVYIAVGIREDGSKEVLAYTIAPTESAYNWQELLEELKDRGVEDVLLFVSDGLKGMAEAVFTVFPKAKYQVCLVHVGRNIMHKVRVEDRKEVCEDFKTIHQAKDAKAAELALRQFCEKWRKSYKKVTQGLLNNSYLLTFYQFPKAIWRSIYSTNLIESFNKQIKKYTKRKEQFPNEESLERFLVTQFEDYNLRFASRCHIGFNQARAELEEMFEQLHEPTT, encoded by the coding sequence ATGAATCAGTTTACAACAGAAATTATCGATGCACTAGTAAAAAAACAAGATATTACCGAGGTTTTTCGTTCGCACTTGGAAATGGCGATCAACTCGCTACTTGTGACAGAGTTAACGGAATTTCTAGATTATGAAAAATATGACCGTATGGGCTTTAATTCAGGCAACTCACGCAATGGGTCTTATTCGCGTACGCTTCACAAGGAGTACGGCGATTTAGCCATTCAAATTCCACGTGATCGCAATGGTGAGTTCAAACAACAGACCGTAGCTCCGTATAAGCGTTCGAATGATACGCTTGAAGATACGGTGATTCACCTGTTTAAAAAAGGCATTACGATGGCTGAAATTGCCCAGTTAATCGAAAAAATGTATGGCCATCACTATACGCCTCAAACGATTTCGAATATGACAAAAGCGGTTTCAGAAACAGTCGATGCATTCAACAACCGTTCGTTGCATAATCGTTACGTATGCGTGTATTTAGATGCGACGTATATTGCCATGCGTCGTGATACGGTGTCTAAAGAAGCCGTCTATATCGCTGTTGGTATTCGGGAAGACGGCTCTAAAGAGGTACTCGCTTACACGATTGCCCCAACCGAGTCTGCTTACAACTGGCAAGAGCTACTAGAAGAGCTGAAAGACCGTGGTGTAGAAGACGTCTTATTATTCGTATCAGACGGCTTAAAAGGCATGGCAGAAGCTGTTTTCACTGTGTTTCCAAAAGCAAAATATCAAGTCTGTTTAGTTCATGTTGGTCGCAATATTATGCATAAAGTACGCGTAGAGGATCGCAAGGAAGTCTGCGAAGATTTTAAAACGATTCACCAGGCAAAGGACGCCAAAGCAGCTGAGCTAGCACTTAGGCAGTTCTGCGAGAAATGGAGAAAATCGTACAAAAAAGTTACACAAGGCTTACTAAATAACTCGTATTTACTGACGTTTTATCAGTTTCCAAAAGCAATTTGGCGAAGCATCTACTCGACCAATTTAATTGAGTCGTTCAATAAGCAAATCAAAAAATATACAAAGCGCAAGGAACAGTTCCCAAATGAAGAATCACTAGAACGCTTTTTAGTGACGCAGTTCGAGGACTACAATCTACGTTTCGCCTCACGTTGCCACATCGGCTTCAATCAGGCACGTGCAGAGTTGGAAGAGATGTTTGAGCAGCTACATGAACCGACAACCTAA